Genomic segment of Citrus sinensis cultivar Valencia sweet orange chromosome 7, DVS_A1.0, whole genome shotgun sequence:
GCATCAATATTTACAAGAAGccagaaaggaaaaaataaataaataacttgaatTGTTGTGACTGGCGAGTTGTTGGGGTTGAATTGAACGAGTTGTTGTAGTTCTTGTTTTTGTTGGGTAGAGTGTGTACATTGTGTCCTAAGGCCCAGCTATGCTTGGCCCATTCGGCCCAATGGATTGAAGAATGTTAGGAATAGGGATGACTGAAATTCTTTGAATCGCAGTTGGGAACTTGGGATCTCATTCCAAATAGAATAATATTCGGTCCATATTTTTTAAGGATCGATTGTAAATTAGTATACcgattgataatttaaaatggagttaaaatttcaaaatggtGATTAAtatctcattttaaattaatttttttaattttaattttatgctatTCTTTTATACAGCgactaaaaaaatgtatatttttaattttgttcattttattgCCAAAATCTTTGGAAATAtgttcataaaatattaatttacattttaattaatttttaagtaattttattcgATTAAccaaaaaagttgaaattttagaaaaggTGAGAAGTAGAGTAACAGGTTTATTATCATCATAACTCAAAGTGGGATTGCGCGAATTGAACCCTATCATCAATTGCTACATAAATAGTCTACCTATTTTACAGTTAAAGACACCAGCTtacatttgttaaaatttgtaacttaagaatatttgatttctttttaatccTTTACCGCGCTAAAGTGCCAATCCCAGAGACCCGGACCtgcaataaatttgtacaaagtTCCAAAATGCAAATTCCTTAAATATCCctcattttcttgtatttttctgaaattttttgcCACTGGCTTGCCTACCAAAGATCAAAATGATCAATGATCTTGCaacttgaaaaagaaaatccaaaaGAGCAGGGCCACCTGCTACTTACTGCCACCAAGAAGATAAGATCTGGCTTCTTGAGTTACAGATGTTTTTGTCTTCACTGTTTCcgcatttcattttcatatttggGCTAGTTCGCACCTCTCAATCTTCtgggttttttttaaaagagaattattgctcataatatttataatcatataaattattgagactaatttatatcaattttaatataacaccgcttaaattttttaattctctcaaatattcgagaaaCGACAACCCCCTCTTAAGAGAAAGACCGTCTTCACTCAAGTTCTACgacttcaagaaaaaaaatttaaattaaactccTACAATGCGTCTACTAGGGCTTAGGCTCGGGCTAAGCCCAAGTGGTTTCAATCTTCTGGGTCTTATTAGAACAATTTAggctcttttttttcaattaacaaTTAACTCAGAAACATATACAACAATAGTGACACTTAacatagataaattaataatattaataattactaCAACATATTACTTTAAATTCGTTTCACCTTAGGATGAAGAGCAAGAAATCTAACAGCTAATCTGTCACAAATAtagaaaattcaattcaaatgtAATCAGTACACACAACATTAAGTGCAAATCAAATTAGTCACAAGAAAAAGATGTGCAAAACAGAACTAAAGTAAGATGGTAATCAAAGATGGTGACTGTCTTTGCCAATCATATCTTTATTGCCAGCACACGGGTATATATATCTAATTATCTATAATAGTTACTCCATCATAAAGTACACTCCTGATGCTAGTGTAAAATGATTGatacaacaaaattttcaaaagcaCAAAAAGTGTTACATCACAACGTATAGCTATATTTTACACACCAGCGGGCTAGCAGCTACCTTATTCTACACTCTACTCTTTcacatttttcttcaacaaatgatgaacatatacacatatatagcTTAAGACAACATGCCATTTCCCCATGAGTTTTCTTCATAATCTAGCAAAAATAGAgttttcccccctttttttattaaaggaaaaatgaaggATTAAGTGATGCAAACCGGACCCACGACACACGACATATTAAAAGCTAAGCGAACtgacttttaactttttgaaaaGAACTTCCACTATTTGTGTCTCATCAACCCGTGATTGCCACTGATGAAGGATTAGTGGCAACAAGTTGATAATCATCTCCCTCATTATCCTCATTATCTTCGTTATCTCCTTCTTGACTACGATTAGCATTTTCGTTTTCACCATTCTCTGTCAGTGATTCGACTTCTTGTTGCTGTCCTTGCGCGCTCATCATGTGCATTAGAAGTTCCTCAGGCTTCAACTCGTATGCTGGATTAACGGGATTATCAACCTTCTTGGCAGTCTTCTCTTTGTATAGAGCATCAAGCTGATGAAAATATGGGCATGTTTTAGCATCCTCGGGCCTCTTCTTATTGCTTTCTTTGACCTTCTTGAAGTATTTGTTCATGTTTTCCCATTTCTCTTTACACCGCTTAGCACTCCGATCATAACCAAGCTTTTTCATGGCTGCTGATATGTCCTCCCACAGCGGCCCTTTTGGCCCAGATTCATGATAATGTCCATCAAGATTAGACCTTAGCCTTATCAAGGCCTCAACTTCATCTTTAGGCCACCGAGATGAGCCTATATGATTAAAACTCTCACAGCCATTACAGTTTTCTTGCCTCTCAACAGCCTTCTCCACTGAAATTGGAGTTGCAGAAAGTTGAACCGGACAAGGTTGGTCCGAAAACTTTTGCAAAAATGCCAGCACTGCAGCATCCTTAGCTGCCGCAATGGATCTTTCTTGAACCAAAAGCTCACGCTCTCTCTTAATCCTCGCCAATTCTTGCATCTTCCAAGCTTCCTCCCTTGCGATTCTTTCTTGTTCACACTTCTCTATGGCCtctataaatttcttttgcaaattCTCTTGCTTCTCTATAACTTCCCTCATCAACCTCTCGAAAAATTCTGTTAATTTCCTCTTCTTCTCCGTCTGCGTCCCATCTGATTCTTTACTCGATGTAGAGGTGGTTGAAGTAGAGACATCCATAAAACTTGAAATCTGATTCtgaatatcatttttaatttcactGATCGGGTCAACATCTATCGCCATAGAAGAATTGATTCTTTCTGGTGATGAAATTGGCAGAAAAGAATGGCTATTGTCTAGAGCTTGTAATTGATCAAAAAACCGATAAGTTTTCCCAGATCGGCCTTCTCTGGTTCTTCTATGGTATTTATAGATGTTCTCAAACTTTTCTTTGCATTTCTTCGCGCTTCGGTTATATCCCAGTTGTGATAATTTCCTGGTATCACCATTCATCACTGACATTTTTCAGTTTCACTCTAATATCAACTATGCACTCACCAACAAAATATGTCCACAGCAACACATccataaagaaatcaaaaggaTTAAACAAACTATTGAAGCTAAATAGCTAAAAATAACTACCGCTACAAGATTCAAATAACACTTAATGCCAagtaacaatataaaaaactGAAAACCAAACATACGTAAAGCATAACAACCActacaaacaaataaaatagcGCAAAACAAACttcaaaattctaaaattttctagagaaacaaacaaacaaacttcaatcaaaattttcaagttttttatcataaaatctatagcttttaaaataaaaatgttaccTTGATGCTTCTTCCCAAAGAGGAGCCTTAAGCCCAGAGTCTTTGAAAGCAGCATCCATTTCAGACCTTATCTTCAACAAAGCCAAAGTCTCATGTTTTGGCCACCGGTTACCGCCAAAATTCCGGTCACCCTCTTCACCTTTAACTCTTCCATCCTCCTCCCAACCTCCATTCTCTCGGTTGCCGGTGTCCTCTCCCGAATTTTCCGGCAAAGTTGAGGTTTCCATGATTTTTCccggaaaaaaaaagaaattttttttacagctGGAAAATTTAGGTGAATTATGGggtttaatgaaatttggtaAAACTGGGGTTTAACATTTATGGCTTAAAAATAATGGGTGGGTTTCATTTCCTCAACAATTTTCTACTACCAAGTGCCAATTTTATTGGGTTAAGTAGGTAACAACGTAAGAGAAATGAGCGGTGAATTAGGGTTTcttaaaagagataaaaaggAGTGTGAGTTGCGCTCACGTGGAGCTCTATCCAGCTAACTCTTACGACTTGTCAACTTTTTATTGGTCCAACGTTTATCTtcattttgacatttttttttgtttttgaccctggtttttttgctttatgtttttaagtcaaaatttGTAACCCGAATGTCAAATTTTGGTTTCATACTTCTCGCAAATTAATTACAGGAACTGTtaatctctatttataatgTAATCATTCGGAGCTTTTAAAAATTGCGGACATCTGAATTAGATAAAGATTCGATAAACTTTTATAGactattgaattttttttctcatttttaatataatttgttaACATACATGAAAGTAAAGGGGTAAATAGGAGAACTTGAATAAAAGATGAAAGTAGAGGGTAAATAGGAGAAGTTGAAAAAAAGGGTGTAGTTGAtgattgaagaaaataaattaaagaggtAATAACAGTTGTAAACAGGAAAGCTTTGGATATGTACGAGTTGGCTTTCGCCTTGCCAACCaaatttggttaaaaaaatgagGCCCACACAGCCCACAATTACcatttttgaaatcttttgTGCTTTCCCATTTGGACTGCTCACTTGAGGTGACCACATTACAAAACCTTTAAGCaacttgtttctttttctaatcaaAATTGcatgatataaaaattgaaaaatctcGGCTTGATTTGTGTCATTTTCGTATATGAGTCTCCGTGTCACAATAAGATTAACTTTCCACACCAAGATTATGAGATTTCTGGGTAATTTTGATTACTTTGAACACTGCATTGGAAGTTGCTTCTACACAAAGAAAGATTAAGAAAGAATGGTGtttatataaatgtaaaagagtaagataaatttaaatggtAGTTAACATAATAGCAAATTGATTACTACGAGACAAGAAGAGTGTAGAATTGGTTTACGTAATTCATTGAGGTCTTTTTCACATTAACCTTGCAAAGCAATTATTGGAAACTTCGAGAGGTTAATTTCAATCAAACCCCATaacatttatcattttgttGTAACATCGAAAGAGTGGAAAGATCTGTAATAAAGTAATGTTGGCGATATATgcgcgtgtgtgtgtgtgtgtgtgtgtgtgtgtgttttgaACTCCAAACGTAAATTTAAGtaccattattatttattagctTCACTTCATGCGTAATGTTAATTTGCatgcaattaaataataacaagttAGTCGTACTTGAGAAAACAcgttggaaaataaaaatttcagataaaataatatatttttattatcaatcaCATCAtcactaaaattatttctcatgaatgatatttatagtACGGTTTCATAGTGAGGTCAGATTAATAGATAGTTTTCACAACCATAACTTGATTGactattataatacaataagaaaaaaaaatcaaatctaaatTTCAATACATATCGAGGGATCTTagtgatttattttcttttttcacagCTTTGCTAGGTTGTAGAAATTTGGCAAATGTTAGGGTATCGTGtgaaattaacccaaaaattctaattaaagTCAAATATTTCAACCGGGAAAAAGGTAGGAATCGTGGTGTAAGAGCCTTCTACGCAGATAAGCATTGGACCAATTAATAGGTGACCAAACCAACCAAATTGATTGGTTTTTTGTAATGTAAGTTGGTTTAAAAATATCGAAATCTAtggttaaaattaaatcatgtgACGAATTGACGATTCCACAGATATAATTAATGGCCTTGTCTACAATATTACAAGTCTCACTGTAGTAGCTTTAAGTTGACGGTAACTTAACATTTGAATGCCTTGTACgaaaagagagagatttgTTTGATTCATTAATGTATGTTAAATGTGGTCAAAATAATGTATGCTTGTCAACTTACTCAACAATGAACCAATcgttttctttgaaaaaatgtTTGAGTTAGGTTTCATCAATACAGGTCTTGACAAACTTCTAATGCAATCACCTCTAGACTTGTTATATAAtgttcataaaatttttaaatttacaaatttgattGAAGTAATCAAAAGAAAGGAGTGAGTAATGAATCAGAAATATTggaatagaaaaattattcccatcaacaaaatatttgtggAAGATGATGTATTTTTTCTGTACTGCTTTTGCATATTTGAGATGCATAGAAAAGTTATTATCacgcttttattttatagaatatattatgatatgaatataaggagaaaaaaaaaaggacaaaaatattagccacaaattttaatgtagTGTAAACAAGAAGATGCGCCATATTTGGACTTAAACTTTTCAACGTATCAAGCCCAAGGACGATGTCACGACTCTGGCCTTATTATCTGTCTGATGGGCTGGGTTTGGGCTAGAAAATTTGACCCAAAAAAGAATACGACTCTTATTGGCACCCGTGTTTGGATATTTTACAACCTTAGctttattaaattacagaatatattttataacataTAAACAATATTAGGGTGGGGTTATGTGCACTCTGAAAATTACCCTGAACATTCTATTATTATGTGCACTcatctattaatttaaaaaaaaatgaattatattttgtaCACTCTTTAAAACACCAAAAAATGCtcatttaatcctttttaaattaattatattatttactcTACCACTCATGAAAATGCTATATACactcaaacaaataaataaattaaacattataTCCTTTTTGGCCAAATCAAAGACGTTGCTTGAATACAAACGAGACACATGCTAGCCATAACATTATATTTCAAACTTAATTTCACTACTTGAACATCCCATTATATTCAACTCCACAAAATTCAGAGGGTCATCAATTCAACTACCTAACCATCAGGAAGAGGAAGAATAAGGAAGATTATTTATGTTGTAAACTAGCAAATTAAAAGGATCACACATGCCTCATTCAAGTTAAAATCTTCACTTATTGAGtttcctctataaatatttatttaaggtatttggaagaaaaaaattaagatttaaaatagtaagaaaattaaacattaattgtaGTGCCCTAAATGAGTGTtcagattaataattatatgctCATAATAAAGTgtttttaatagtaatttaCATCAtgggtatttttgtaataaaaatatttgtaaaaatatgAGTATTcagagtaatttttaaagtgcATTTAGCCCCACccataatattattgatgaagattcatgtttttctcatttattatGCCAGTAATCTTGCTTCCTTTACTTCCAATTCTTATACATATAACGACATTTTTATTGAGAGATTGTTGATTTCAGCAATGAAATTGATATATACCATTACTTTatattgttttcataataCTCAATGATCTCTCgagttcaattattttataatattattcttatttttaatatttattttaaattaaataaataatattaattgacattaaaataaaaaatttaaatactaaaAAGTAAGAAACATAGGTTTTGgctatgaataaaaaaattaataaaatgatattttagattctcaagatcaaatataaaaaagtgaCTCATTTAcctctattttcttttaaatgttttgGAGTCTGGTGGGtattaaatattacaaaaacaataaaaaaaagtggtatatattaatttttataagggAGACTGgcaatctctttttttattgctatataaatttaaactaaTGTATAGTGCATGAAACTATTTCTTAATGTGGGTGTTGGTTTTCTTAACATTCAAGCACATTTTGTCACCTATTCAcagtttatcaaatattacTAAATGGTTTTTCGAAGTatcttataaaataagaaagaataagGACGCTCTTAACAACctaaaatgtcaaaaaataatGAGTTGATTATTGCCCGTgtagttttttattatcagtatctttatttaaaattgtcatgtaaatatttctaaaatatctaaaataattttagaatagTCTCTAaccatttctttatttatttattttttctaatcaaACTCTAACTCGAACAACATAAGATGTCTTTTATAGATAGTATAAAAGCTTAACATGTAAATAGAATATCACAAGTCTTAGAATTACATCTATTAGTGGTAAAATGTAGACCAGAGGTATTGAGGGCATAACACATGGGGAGTTTGACTAAAGACTGTGATAAAGAATAAAGGGAAAGCTGAAGAAGGAGGATGAAATGGGAAGATCTCAAGGAACCAGCCTCAACTATCCAAATTATCTGAAAGTAACTGAAAAATGCATCCtacaaaatttccaagtcaccACATGTCTATATGGGACTGTAGGACAATGGCAGCCATGCCAATGCCATCAGACCATGCCATTACAATACAGTTCCCATATGGATTATCTTCAAAATATCTCTTTGTACGCTgccaaaattagaattgagGAAGGGGGACCACATACAAAGCCACCTACACCATCTCCAGTGAAATCAACTACTCCTCAGGCTAATTGCTTCATCCAATATAGGCCAATTAGGGCTAAGCACTCGCTATCAGCACAAGCGGTCCCCTAATGGAAAATTGTCCAATCCAAGTAAGCTTATTAAAAGCCTTCATAAGAGGGGCCAAATTACTCTTAAAACCCTATATGAGAAGGGAAATCACCAATAACGGCTCACAACGTGTCTAAAATGACATAAAGATGCCCTCAGAAGCACTCTGCCTTAAAAGGTCAGGTTGGTCTCACAAAAGTTTACACATTCACAAAAAGGACTCaagttttctcttattctAGGATTTCTTATAAACGCATCACCACTTTCAACCTCTTATTGACTTGACTGTCAAAATGTTGTCATAGGTAATTGCCtctaataacttttttttgtaattttaaattcgtCTCATCCATCATTATCCTTAAAAACTATCTCCAGATAGCCTAACTTTCATCTTCACCAGAAAACCACCTTCTGCAGAGAAGCTCTCCTAGTATTTTGGACTAAACCAAAGTCAGACCAAAACAACATCAATTCACTATACTTGAAATCATACTAAAAAAGTTATGATTAGCTCTAGGAGGGATTGCAAAAAAAAGCTTGAATATAGTCGGGCTTTAGCCCATCCTAGTGGTTAGAGAGTCGAGCtgtggttttaatttttagtagtAATgcttaaactaatttttttatcttaccAATCTTCACTTTTCAATTAATCCcatcaattttcaaaattacctttattatcaatttcaaaaaatgaaagtacGTTGATAAAAAAACTAGCTAAAACTTTTTAGTAGATAAAGAGATTAATATCAAGTCtgaaaatgaaacaatttGATATTGTTGATATGAGTCATTcaaagcacaaataaaaatggaagatgacataccaaataaaaaacagaggaaacaaaaacaattaaaaaaataaaaatcacccATCCTCTACTATTGAAagtgatttaatttgttattgaaATCAATgagttctttatttttcttgaattggaAATATAATTggtttatttgatttatgtattacacaattaaaaaatcagtATAATTAGTAACAAGAAAACCcataatttgttataaaatttaacaaaaacccaacaacaaaaactcaTTATATGCAACAAATGTTGATGGATTGATGAAGATAAGTGGTGATAGTGATTTTAATGGTGAATTGGTGgtaatgaaattatgaaaatatgcaGAGGGGTGATGGTGATccttaagaaagaaaatgaaatacattaattattttttaataatggtaaatttaaaaataaatagtgtTAGCGGAAAAGTGCAAGGCTAGtgagataaaaagaggggttcAAATATCAGAAGTGTATTTAGCCCGACCCGAACTTACAAAAAGCCCCAGCTTGGttattaatcttaaaatttactttttattttcctaattccaccattttaattctaaatgcATCCATCTAAAAATGTTGAGGCCTAATCCAAACCCCACCAAagcatttaaaattcaaaatttaaactattaaaaatacttaaaatttattttttttcaaaatggaGCTTGGAAttcccattaaaaaaaaagggggctTGGAATTTGGAAAAAGTCCGGGCATGGAGAATCGAGTGCCGAGCTTTCCCTGGCCGGGACTTAAGTCAAATATGGCCAAGCCCGGTCCAACCCAATTGACACCGCTAATTGAGCTTTGGGTGTAGAATCagatcaattttttctttttttatcattttaaaatcccttattgtaatcttttttcattttcaatgaaattaaaaaagatgaaaaaatcattttaaaaaaatcagttgGTGGGTCTTGCCCACGGCTGGTATCCACCCAAATCGAATCTCGGATTAAAACgaatcttttcttttacccTTTTGGTTGTGATCAAAACGAATATTCACATTCCATGCTCTGAGGTTTTAAGCAGAAACCTAGAGCTAGAAGaagccaaaaagaaagaaagcaagCAAGAGTTTGGGAATTGAGAGTTAAAATGGGCgtcacaaaagaaaaagttgaaTCTACTTTGACTTCAAAACTCAACCCTTCTCATCTTGTAAGCtcttcttttacaatttttgttttacttttcgAATTatgtatcttttatttttatgcttcATCACATTCACATCACCCACATATTGGATTGTTGATATGCCAGTTTAGAGTtggaaaatagaaaagaaatagaaaaatcagAGTCTGGgttcagttttttttatttaattttggattGGTTTTGGGTTTGTTTCGATGCATTGGTGCTTTATGTAAAGTTTGTAACTGGTAGACTTCATATGTTTTTAGTACTCTTAAGACCCTTTATTTGaacattgaataattttaaaaaggatTGTGGAGTAAATGAGAAGGTTATGATTTGGATGTAGAGTAAATAAGATTTATGTCAATTAGTTacttagttaaaaaaagaatcttaaaaattttgtggtgtatacttttgtaattttctctcttcttgaATTCTTAAGAAAGGTTAGTTCATATTTCCAATTCGTGGAATCAGTTATCATATAAATCCTTTACGTGTGCAGTGAGCGATTGTTTCCCGTGTGATTTTTTAAACTTCATGCGTGTAATTTTAGATATTGGGTTGGTGGGATGGAATGGTTATATATCCATCTACAAGCATTTTGAACGGCAGTATCTACTGTTTATGCTTTACTCCGTCGATGTAAAATCCCCTTTGTAGGATGGTGGATTGCGGATGTGTTCTTTCTTGTTGTTATTGGAGTGGTACTTTTAGGTTTTGCTTTGTTAGAAATATGGTATTGCCTGTTAGAAATGCGAGATATGGCATCATCATATTGAAAGGTCATCCTCACCATTGCATTACATAGCATTTTTTGAACTAGCAAGGAAATCCATGACATGAAAGTAATTGTTCTTTAGGATGTTATATGACGTTCTCTCCAACCGGCTTGGGATTACTGATTGACGTAATCTGCTTAGCTTTGTCATGACACCAATCATTTCTTTTGTAGTTAATAACTTATTCTGACTGTTTTAATGTGCATCGCTAATTTTATTACCCTTGGTGTTTGAATTGGCTGCTGCTCGAATACATCTTGACTCGTAGTGTCAAATTGTCAATGCAACTTAGTCAATTCCTCAAGATGGCTGATATTCTTATAAATTTAGTGTGCTTGGACACCGCAGTCAGTTCctgcaccttttttttttttaattgctgtAATTGCATCTGTAGAATCAACATTCCTTTTTACTAAActaatccttttttttttgtccgtCAGGAAGTGATTGATACATCTGGTGGGTGAGTATTTTCATGCAAACTAAAATTTAGTCCTAGTTCGTATGCTTTGAGCGACTTTCCTTGCCGTTCAATTTCCTGAATGTGCTCTGATTGGCTTTCTCAGATGCGGTGcgaaatttgaaattgagattgTATCAGAACAATTCGAAGGCAAGAGGCTGCTGGCGAGGCACCGGCTAGTGAATGCTGCCCTGGAAGAGGAGATGAAGCAAATCCATGCTCTCTCTATAAAGAAAGCTATGACCCCGGAGCAGTGGAAACAACAACAAGAGTCTAATGCTGCTGCTTAAAAACATGCTCTTCAATATTACAGTCATCGCTTCAAGCTGAATGTGACTAAActataaacataaaatgcaTTTGGGAATAAATTTAGCACTTCTTGTAACTTGGATCAATTTACTTAGTTATTACTGAATGTTCAaactcttttaaaattaacaatttaggCAACTgcttttctcaaatttaatgTGCTTTCTGTATCATGCTATTATGGCATCAATTTTGATCTGAGCCGCCCTACATATGAGCGTAGAAGCTTTCTCAATTTAAATTCAGTGACAGACAAATTATTTATAGTCTCCTTTTCATATAAATATCTGTAAATCAAgacctttttaattttgatttaagttggataataatttatatattaataaactGCCTCAAGATTGAAGCTGGCCAAAATGCAAAAGAAGGTCCTTACCTTCATGGTTTGCATGTGTGGCTTTTAGAAGAATGATTTTGTGATgtgatattttactttttattactaacatcacattattataatttcaatatgATTAGAGATGGTCAATGGGCCAGGCCGTGCCGTGCTGGTCTGATCCATCAAGCAAGGATCATATGTGCTCGTGCCTGTACTATACTGTGTTTACTATGTGTTTTGTGTcgtacttaattttttttaagctcaTCTTGGCACACGTGCCGTGGGCCGTGGCATGTCGTGCCTAAGAAAAaagttcaataaatttttttcttttttttaaaaaattttttaagaacgCATGTCAAACTATtagcatattttttttcaagcctatatatatatatatatatatagatttatatgcctttattcaaatttaatagaataaatttttttcaataatattataaattttttaatacttaataacaataataataataataatttcttaaggGTTAACTTTATTGTTAACTTGGATTTATATAGAGTCATAAATCATGGTTCACAATAACattaatgcatatttataaaatcatgatatttataattttattcattaaaatcatgatattaatcatttgtttaataaattataaatataaataaattatagaactttttttaaactaatatttaaatgaatttaaaaaattcaatttcaagttatttgtaaaa
This window contains:
- the LOC102613989 gene encoding protein BOLA2; this translates as MGVTKEKVESTLTSKLNPSHLEVIDTSGGCGAKFEIEIVSEQFEGKRLLARHRLVNAALEEEMKQIHALSIKKAMTPEQWKQQQESNAAA
- the LOC102614280 gene encoding trihelix transcription factor DF1-like isoform X1 translates to METSTLPENSGEDTGNRENGGWEEDGRVKGEEGDRNFGGNRWPKHETLALLKIRSEMDAAFKDSGLKAPLWEEASRKLSQLGYNRSAKKCKEKFENIYKYHRRTREGRSGKTYRFFDQLQALDNSHSFLPISSPERINSSMAIDVDPISEIKNDIQNQISSFMDVSTSTTSTSSKESDGTQTEKKRKLTEFFERLMREVIEKQENLQKKFIEAIEKCEQERIAREEAWKMQELARIKRERELLVQERSIAAAKDAAVLAFLQKFSDQPCPVQLSATPISVEKAVERQENCNGCESFNHIGSSRWPKDEVEALIRLRSNLDGHYHESGPKGPLWEDISAAMKKLGYDRSAKRCKEKWENMNKYFKKVKESNKKRPEDAKTCPYFHQLDALYKEKTAKKVDNPVNPAYELKPEELLMHMMSAQGQQQEVESLTENGENENANRSQEGDNEDNEDNEGDDYQLVATNPSSVAITG
- the LOC102614280 gene encoding trihelix transcription factor DF1-like isoform X2, producing MLLSKTLGLRLLFGKKHQVMNGDTRKLSQLGYNRSAKKCKEKFENIYKYHRRTREGRSGKTYRFFDQLQALDNSHSFLPISSPERINSSMAIDVDPISEIKNDIQNQISSFMDVSTSTTSTSSKESDGTQTEKKRKLTEFFERLMREVIEKQENLQKKFIEAIEKCEQERIAREEAWKMQELARIKRERELLVQERSIAAAKDAAVLAFLQKFSDQPCPVQLSATPISVEKAVERQENCNGCESFNHIGSSRWPKDEVEALIRLRSNLDGHYHESGPKGPLWEDISAAMKKLGYDRSAKRCKEKWENMNKYFKKVKESNKKRPEDAKTCPYFHQLDALYKEKTAKKVDNPVNPAYELKPEELLMHMMSAQGQQQEVESLTENGENENANRSQEGDNEDNEDNEGDDYQLVATNPSSVAITG